A stretch of Episyrphus balteatus chromosome 2, idEpiBalt1.1, whole genome shotgun sequence DNA encodes these proteins:
- the LOC129909454 gene encoding putative nuclease HARBI1, giving the protein MYHMVVYDEYNRRNAMRIERRRLRDAQDPFEMPDEQFRAVYRFTRECAFKLIEEMSPHMAKGQRKTFVPIPLKICTALHFFATGSFQRDVGQDFTAALSRTMVSRSVKEVSTVLQNKLMPKWIQFPTEEEYEAIKLRFFEETGFPGVIGAVDCTHIRIKRPDAEIESAYLNRKSYHSKNVQLICDYQLKILGGFAWFGGASHDAYIWEASRINALLEQRYESNGRNHDSWLLGDSGYPLRPWIMTPYRSATSRDEINYNKIHSKARNCIERLNGNIKSVFRCLQRTLFSSPQDAGTIINAVCVLHNFRKGHGISDDSIFDIPINIDEDIRDPEEPNVFLREAVNIRNRIKRSIS; this is encoded by the exons CAATTTCGTGCGGTTTATCGATTTACTCGGGAGTGTGCCTTTAAACTAATCGAAGAAATGAGCCCTCATATGGCAAAAGGGCAGAGAAAAACTTTTGTGCCTATCCCTTTAAAGATTTGCACCGCCCTCCATTTCTTTGCAACGGGCTCGTTTCAAAGAGATGTAGGGCAAGATTTTACAGCTGCTCTTAGCCGAACGATGGTATCACGGTCAGTAAAAGAGGTGTCCACCGTTctacaaaataaattgatgCCAAAGTGGATCCAGTTTCCAACTGAAGAAGAATACGAAGCCATAAAACTAAG gttttttgAAGAAACTGGATTTCCAGGAGTCATCGGTGCGGTGGATTGCACCCACATCCGAATCAAAAGGCCGGATGCCGAAATTGAAAGTGCTTACCTCAACCGGAAAAGTTATCATTCAAAAAACGTGCAGTTG ATATGCGACTACCAATTGAAAATTCTGGGGGGATTTGCGTGGTTTGGTGGGGCTTCACATGACGCCTACATTTGGGAAGCGTCGAGGATAAATGCATTGCTGGAACAACGTTATGAAAGTAACGGCCGCAACCACGATTCATGGTTGTTGG GTGATTCTGGTTACCCTTTGCGTCCATGGATAATGACACCATATCGCTCAGCAACTAGCCGAGATGAAATTAACTACAACAAAATACATTCAAAGGCCCGAAATTGCATCGAGCGTCTGAATGGCAATATAAAGTCAGTGTTTCGGTGCCTTCAGCGCACGTTATTCAGCTCGCCGCAGGATGCAGGAACGATTATAAATGCTGTTTGTGTTTTGCATAATTTTAGAAAAGGTCACGGAATAAGCGATGACTCTATTTTTGATATTCCTATCAACATAGACGAAGACATAAGAGATCCTGAGGAGCCAAACGTTTTCCTAAGAGAGGCTGTAAATATACGTAACAGAATTAAAAGAAGTATTTCTTAG
- the LOC129908825 gene encoding uncharacterized protein LOC129908825 yields MSEKKEPKNQRISKNQKEKLVEYMSTHLEFARGQFGTTNANVKSQGDWLALTTKLNSLGGSNKTTDQWKKCWIDLKSAVKKKINLKRSFLNKTGGGSIKDVPNDLNGFEEQILGVMGTHAVHGDSTAVESGVAPLAEPMFSVDLLEDDFLQDITLDESNLEPPPKVSKVEPSIKTSDPSSSLKPKSTEAPPSARFKTGIETAKEMHGALVKDIKQIHTKIDNMEKKIEIIEKQNNDLLQKVDLLINLFRTDV; encoded by the exons ATGTCTGAAAAAAAAGAGCcg aaaaaccaaagaatttccaaaaatcaaaaagaaaagctGGTGGAATATATGTCCACGCATTTAGAATTTGCAAGGGGGCAATTCGGAACAACCAACGCTAATGTTAAGAGCCAGGGAGATTGGCTGGCTTTAACTACAAAATTAAACTCCTTGGGCGGTAGTAACAAAACTACCGATCAGTGGAAAAAG tgttgGATAGATCTTAAATCtgcggttaaaaaaaaaattaacctgaAAAGAagctttttgaataaaacaggTGGAGGGAGCATCAAAGATGTTCCAAATGACTTAAACGGTTTTGAGGAGCAAATTTTGGGTGTGATGGGAACCCATGCAGTGCATGGTGATTCAACGGCTGTAGAATCAGGCGTGGCTCCACTTGct gaaCCTATGTTCTCCGTCGATTTATTAGAAGATGACTTCTTACAAGATATAACACTCGATGAGAGTAACTTGGAGCCACCACCAAAAGTATCTAAAGTTGAGCCAAGTATCAAAACTTCTGATCCATCAAGTTCCTTAAAACCGAAGTCCACCGAAGCACCACCATCAGCTCGATTCAAGACTGGAATTGAAACAGCAAAGGAGATGCATGGTGCATTGGTAAAAGACATCaaacaaatacatacaaaaatcgacaacatggaaaaaaaaattgaaatcattgAAAAGCAAAACAATGATTTGTTacaaaaagttgatttattaattaatttgttccGAACAGATGTTTAA